From a region of the Mercurialis annua linkage group LG1-X, ddMerAnnu1.2, whole genome shotgun sequence genome:
- the LOC126676719 gene encoding probable receptor-like protein kinase At1g11050: MGKKISSFFFFFFTISSISASPSCPIDFTYVKTTPWDASGCRKPDQGHCCVTLLSLFGMGLAQHLRETTMFQLANATIQSSCLSVFQSNLSAMSIDSSLVPTCFNNPAQFVANASSCVGIFTTQDWTEKIGPMTTLQTSCKDDVSGLTQCSSCLEAGQKVTSQLTMIDPNRTSKCFYFTCLYAAAIVNELGPMDPTTAGCILGLPLTSGSTLIKKSSNDSNKDKRLKLLFGLSGGVIGAFLAFGLIIWYRRREMNRRKHNASHEEYVSSFRASVLPNSGAKWFHFSELQRATNGFSQKNFIGQGTYGLVYKGILSSDGSVVAVKQMQDLDYSQGDEEFTNEVEIISKVRHKNLLSLRGCCVTSDHLKGKQRYLVYDFMSNGSINDHLSSQNSRRELTWPARKNIVLDIAKGLAYLHYGVKPAIYHRDIKSTNILLDKEMRAKVADFGLAKQSLEGQSHLTTRVGGTHGYLAPEYALYGQLTEKSDVYSFGIVILEIMSGRKVLDTSNSTTSFLLITDWAWTLAKSGKIEEIFDEFIKEEGPKGIMERFVLVGILCAHVMVAFRPTIADALRMLEGDIDIPKLPDRPMPLSHESIFRSSLYDSSTGQSSRASISSTSTV, translated from the exons ATGGGCAAGAAAatctcttcttttttctttttcttcttcaccATTTCTTCAATCTCAGCCTCCCCTTCATGTCCTATAGATTTCACCTATGTTAAAACGACACCATGGGACGCCTCCGGTTGCCGGAAACCAGACCAAGGACACTGTTGCGTGACTCTTCTAAGCTTATTCGGCATGGGATTAGCTCAACATCTAAGAGAGACAACCATGTTTCAACTTGCCAACGCAACTATTCAATCTTCCTGCTTATCAGTTTTTCAATCCAATCTTTCTGCCATGTCAATAGATTCGTCGCTAGTTCCTACTTGCTTTAACAACCCGGCCCAGTTCGTGGCTAATGCTTCTAGTTGCGTCGGAATATTCACGACGCAAGATTGGACTGAAAAAATTGGTCCCATGACAACTCTACAAACATCTTGTAAAGATGACGTTTCAGGATTAACACAGTGCAGTTCTTGTCTTGAAGCTGGACAAAAGGTGACTTCTCAGTTGACAATGATCGACCCGAATAGAACATCAAAATGTTTTTACTTTACTTGTTTATACGCTGCCGCTATTGTTAATGAGCTCGGTCCGATGGATCCCACTACTGCCGGCTGCATCCTCGGTTTGCCGTTGACGTCAGGTTCAACGTTAATCAAAAAATCATCGAATGACTCGAACAAAGATAAACGGTTGAAGTTACTTTTCGGATTATCCGGTGGTGTTATCGGTGCTTTTCTTGCTTTCGGACTAATTATATGGTACAGACGCCGCGAGATGAATCGGAGAAAACATAACGCTTCCCACGAAGAATACGTAAGCAGTTTCCGGGCAAGTGTGTTGCCCAACTCCGGCGCAAAATGGTTTCATTTCTCAGAGCTTCAAAGAGCCACCAACGGATTTTCGCAGAAGAATTTCATCGGACAAGGTACGTATGGACTCGTATACAAAGGGATTTTATCGTCAGACGGAAGTGTGG TTGCGGTGAAACAAATGCAAGATTTGGATTACTCACAAGGAGATGAAGAATTCACTAATGAAGTAGAAATCATAAGCAAAGTAAGGCACAAAAATCTTCTTTCGCTTCGAGGCTGTTGCGTTACAAGCGATCATTTAAAAGGTAAACAAAGATATCTTGTGTACGACTTCATGTCTAACGGTAGTATTAATGACCATTTATCGAGTCAAAATAGCCGGAGAGAGCTTACTTGGCCAGCAAGAAAGAACATTGTTCTCGATATAGCTAAAGGACTAGCTTACTTGCATTACGGCGTAAAACCTGCAATTTATCATCGAGATATTAAGTCgacaaatattttattagacaaAGAAATGAGAGCAAAAGTTGCAGATTTTGGATTAGCAAAGCAAAGTTTAGAAGGTCAATCGCATTTAACAACAAGAGTAGGAGGAACACATGGTTATTTAGCACCAGAATACGCTTTATATGGACAATTAACAGAGAAAAGCGATGTTTATAGCTTCGGAATTGTGATTCTTGAGATAATGAGCGGAAGAAAAGTTCTCGACACTTCGAATTCGACCACGTCGTTTCTTTTGATAACGGATTGGGCATGGACGCTAGCGAAATCAGGAAAGATTGAAGAAATATTTGATGAATTTATAAAAGAGGAAGGACCAAAAGGAATAATGGAGAGATTTGTTCTTGTGGGGATACTTTGTGCTCATGTAATGGTGGCATTTAGACCAACCATTGCTGATGCTCTTAGAATGCTTGAAGGTGATATTGATATACCTAAATTACCTGACAGACCAATGCCGCTTAGCCATGAATCAATATTTAGATCTTCTTTGTATGATAGCTCAACTGGTCAAAGTTCGAGAGCCAGCATTTCCAGTACAAGCACAGTATAG